The following proteins are encoded in a genomic region of Acidimicrobiales bacterium:
- a CDS encoding glutamate-5-semialdehyde dehydrogenase produces MASTRSTSSPPSLADLGRRALRASQELAGASTGAKDAALAAAADLIIRGADDLMAANAEDVARAERSETTPTVVDRLRLNPARVEAMAEGLRQVAALPDPVGEVVEGWVRPNGLRVSRVRVPLGVVGIIYENRPNVTSDAAGLCLKSGNAAFLRGSSAAIRSNQAIAGFLREGIAKAGLPPDAVVLVEDGSRESAREFMQLRGMIDCLVPRGGRSLVASVLEHATVPYIIDGDGNCHVYVDARADLETALAIVVNAKTQRPSVCNAAESLLVHRDVAESFLPKAQRALDGVEMVGDERAVRILPGIKQATEDDFATEFLDLKLSVAVVDSLDRAIDHIRRYGSGHSEAIVTEDLGAATRFTREVDAAAVLVNASTRFVDGGELGLGAEIGISTQKLHARGPMGLRELTTVKYVIQGEGQVRT; encoded by the coding sequence GTGGCGTCGACCCGCTCCACCTCCAGTCCCCCTTCGCTCGCCGACCTGGGCCGTCGCGCCCTGCGAGCGTCCCAGGAGCTGGCTGGGGCCAGCACCGGGGCCAAGGACGCCGCCCTGGCCGCCGCCGCTGACCTGATCATCCGGGGCGCGGACGACCTGATGGCTGCCAACGCCGAGGACGTGGCCCGGGCGGAGCGATCGGAGACCACCCCGACAGTCGTCGACCGGCTTCGGCTCAACCCGGCGCGGGTCGAGGCGATGGCGGAGGGACTGCGCCAGGTGGCCGCCCTGCCCGACCCCGTGGGCGAGGTCGTGGAGGGCTGGGTCCGGCCCAACGGACTGCGGGTCAGCCGGGTCCGGGTCCCGCTCGGCGTGGTCGGCATCATCTACGAGAACCGGCCCAACGTCACCAGCGACGCGGCCGGGCTCTGCCTCAAGTCTGGGAACGCCGCCTTCCTGCGGGGCTCGTCGGCCGCGATCCGGTCCAATCAGGCGATCGCGGGCTTCCTCAGAGAGGGCATCGCCAAGGCCGGGCTCCCGCCGGATGCCGTGGTCCTGGTCGAGGATGGGAGCAGGGAGTCCGCTCGGGAGTTCATGCAGCTGCGGGGGATGATCGACTGCCTGGTCCCGCGTGGCGGGCGCTCCCTGGTGGCCTCGGTGCTCGAGCACGCCACCGTGCCCTACATCATCGACGGCGACGGCAATTGCCACGTCTACGTGGACGCCCGCGCCGACCTCGAAACTGCCCTGGCCATCGTGGTCAACGCCAAGACCCAGCGGCCGAGCGTCTGCAACGCGGCCGAGTCCCTGCTCGTGCACCGGGACGTGGCCGAGTCGTTCCTGCCCAAGGCCCAACGGGCATTGGACGGGGTCGAGATGGTGGGCGACGAGCGGGCGGTGCGGATCCTCCCCGGCATCAAGCAAGCGACCGAGGACGACTTCGCCACCGAGTTCCTCGACCTCAAGCTGAGCGTCGCCGTGGTCGATTCGCTTGACCGCGCAATCGACCACATTCGCCGCTACGGCTCGGGTCACTCGGAGGCCATTGTCACCGAGGACCTGGGGGCGGCGACCCGCTTCACCCGGGAGGTGGACGCGGCCGCTGTCCTGGTGAACGCCTCGACCCGCTTCGTCGACGGCGGCGAGCTGGGCCTCGGGGCAGAGATCGGCATCAGCACCCAGAAGCTGCACGCCCGCGGACCGATGGGTCTCCGCGAGCTGACCACCGTCAAGTACGTGATCCAGGGAGAAGGGCAGGTACGAACGTGA
- the rsfS gene encoding ribosome silencing factor, which translates to MSTIEMPSGLGGRVGDDRARSLAVVAARAAADKKGESTVVLEMGPLLSVTDAFVITSGGNPRQVRTIADEVEEQVKAAGAGGPHRVEGLDDARWILLDYGDVVVHVFLEEARRYYDLERLWADAPRLAWQNGRETDQRPSDGKSERPSGP; encoded by the coding sequence GTGAGCACGATCGAGATGCCGAGCGGACTCGGGGGACGGGTCGGTGACGACCGGGCCCGGTCATTGGCGGTCGTGGCCGCTCGCGCCGCGGCCGACAAGAAGGGCGAGTCGACCGTCGTCCTGGAGATGGGTCCGCTCCTGTCGGTCACCGACGCCTTCGTCATCACCAGCGGCGGCAACCCTCGCCAGGTCCGCACCATCGCCGACGAGGTCGAGGAGCAGGTCAAGGCGGCCGGCGCCGGGGGTCCCCATCGGGTGGAGGGCCTCGACGACGCCCGCTGGATCCTGCTCGACTACGGCGACGTGGTGGTGCACGTCTTCCTCGAGGAAGCCCGGCGGTACTACGACCTCGAGCGGCTGTGGGCCGACGCGCCCCGTCTGGCCTGGCAGAACGGCCGGGAGACGGATCAGCGACCCAGCGACGGGAAGTCGGAGCGCCCGAGCGGACCCTGA
- a CDS encoding histidine phosphatase family protein gives MTAPEPSTHLVLVRHGEANCNAEGIVGGHLGCTGLSALGVAQAEALRARWEETGEMRRADALYASVLPRAIQTAEIIAPALGHLDLTTDCDLCELHPGECDGMTWEEFSHLYPRPDFRLDPDRPLSPGGESWSGLLRRVDRTLRALAERHDGETVVVACHGGVVNASLVAFLGLAHGGTGLDLRTRNASITEWEREDGRWRLLRYNDSAHLATVAALD, from the coding sequence TTGACGGCTCCCGAGCCGTCCACCCATCTGGTGCTCGTCCGCCACGGCGAGGCCAACTGCAACGCCGAGGGAATCGTCGGGGGCCATCTCGGCTGCACCGGCCTCTCCGCGCTGGGCGTGGCCCAGGCCGAGGCCTTGCGGGCCCGCTGGGAGGAGACCGGCGAGATGCGTCGGGCCGATGCCCTCTACGCCAGCGTGCTGCCCAGGGCGATCCAGACGGCCGAGATCATCGCGCCGGCGCTCGGCCATCTCGACCTCACGACCGACTGTGACCTGTGCGAGCTGCACCCCGGTGAGTGCGACGGGATGACGTGGGAGGAGTTCTCTCACCTCTACCCGAGGCCGGACTTCCGCCTCGACCCCGACCGCCCGCTGTCGCCCGGCGGCGAGAGCTGGTCGGGACTCCTCCGACGCGTCGACAGGACCCTGCGGGCGCTGGCGGAGCGCCACGATGGCGAGACCGTCGTCGTCGCCTGCCACGGCGGCGTGGTCAACGCCTCGCTGGTGGCCTTCCTCGGTCTGGCCCACGGCGGCACCGGCCTCGACCTCCGCACCCGCAACGCGTCCATCACCGAGTGGGAGCGCGAGGACGGGAGATGGCGGCTCCTCCGTTACAACGACAGCGCCCACCTGGCAACCGTCGCCGCGCTCGACTGA
- the cysD gene encoding sulfate adenylyltransferase subunit CysD — protein MSLAPAYELSNLDALEAEAVFIFREVAAELERPVLLFSGGKDSIVLLRLAEKAFRPGRFPFPVMHVDTGHNFDEVLEFRDRRIAELGERLLVASVQDSIDQGRVAEEEGPRASRNRAQTVTLLDAIAEGGYDACFGGARRDEEKARAKERVFSVRDEFGQWDPKNQRPELWSLYNSRIRQGEHIRVFPLSNWTELDIWQYIEREHLEVPPIYFAHRRTVFPRDGMLLATGPYVQLLPGEESFEAMVRYRTVGDMTCTGAVESTATTVADIVTEVAATRLTERGATRADDRVSEAAMEDRKREGYF, from the coding sequence GTGTCCCTGGCTCCCGCCTACGAGCTGTCCAACCTCGACGCCCTGGAGGCCGAGGCCGTGTTCATCTTCCGTGAGGTGGCGGCCGAGCTGGAGCGCCCCGTGCTGCTGTTCAGCGGGGGCAAGGACTCGATCGTGCTCCTGCGTCTGGCCGAGAAGGCCTTTCGGCCCGGTCGCTTCCCCTTCCCCGTCATGCACGTCGACACGGGGCACAACTTCGACGAGGTCCTGGAGTTCCGCGACCGACGTATCGCCGAGCTGGGCGAACGCCTCTTGGTGGCTTCGGTGCAGGACTCGATCGATCAGGGACGGGTCGCCGAAGAGGAAGGACCGAGGGCGTCGCGCAACCGGGCCCAGACGGTCACGCTCCTCGACGCCATCGCCGAGGGGGGCTACGACGCCTGCTTCGGGGGAGCCCGGCGCGACGAGGAGAAGGCCAGGGCCAAGGAGCGTGTCTTCTCGGTCCGCGACGAGTTCGGACAGTGGGATCCCAAGAACCAGCGCCCCGAGCTGTGGTCGCTGTACAACTCGCGCATTCGCCAGGGCGAGCACATCCGGGTCTTCCCGCTGTCCAACTGGACCGAGCTCGACATCTGGCAGTACATCGAGCGCGAGCACCTCGAGGTGCCGCCGATCTACTTCGCCCACCGCCGGACGGTGTTCCCCCGCGATGGGATGCTGCTCGCCACCGGACCCTACGTCCAGCTCCTTCCGGGTGAGGAATCTTTCGAGGCGATGGTCCGCTACCGGACCGTGGGCGACATGACCTGCACCGGCGCCGTGGAGTCCACCGCCACCACGGTGGCCGACATCGTCACCGAGGTGGCCGCCACCAGGCTCACCGAGCGGGGTGCCACCAGGGCGGATGACCGCGTCTCCGAGGCGGCCATGGAGGATCGCAAGCGCGAGGGGTACTTCTGA
- a CDS encoding GTP-binding protein produces the protein MRADLLRLTTAGSVDDGKSTLIGRLLYDAKSLFEDQIEAVERTSTQWGFDYVNLALLTDGLRAEREQGITIDVAYRYFATPRRKFIIADTPGHVQYTRNMVTGASTAELALILVDARKGLTEQSRRHAVVANLLRIPHMVVCINKMDLVDWDQKAFDTIKDDFRRFASRFDVTDIVFIPACALHGDNVVERSANMAWYQGTPLLHHLEEVHIASDRNLVDVRFPVQYVIRPHNDAHHDYRGYAGQLAAGVLRVGDEVVVQPSGLTSKVAAIDTYDGPVDEAFPPMSVTVRLEDDIDISRGDMLCRPHNQPVVGQDIEAMVCWLTDRPLQPNGRYALKHTTRSVRAVVKELRYRLDINTLHRDEQCSGLGLNEMGRLHLRVTAPLMFDDYRRDRATGSFILVDETTNATAGAGMILGPA, from the coding sequence ATGCGTGCCGATCTCCTGCGCCTGACGACCGCAGGTTCCGTCGACGACGGCAAGAGCACCCTGATCGGACGCCTGCTGTACGACGCCAAGTCGCTGTTCGAGGATCAGATCGAGGCTGTCGAGCGCACGAGCACGCAGTGGGGCTTCGACTACGTCAACCTGGCCCTGCTGACCGACGGGCTGCGCGCCGAGCGGGAACAGGGCATCACGATCGACGTCGCCTACCGCTATTTCGCCACACCCCGGCGCAAGTTCATCATCGCCGACACTCCGGGGCATGTGCAGTACACCCGCAACATGGTCACGGGTGCCTCGACGGCCGAGCTGGCGCTCATTCTCGTCGACGCCCGCAAGGGCCTCACCGAGCAGAGCCGCCGCCACGCCGTCGTGGCCAACCTCCTGCGCATCCCGCACATGGTCGTGTGCATCAACAAGATGGACCTGGTCGACTGGGACCAGAAGGCGTTCGACACCATCAAGGACGACTTTCGCCGCTTCGCCAGTCGCTTCGACGTCACCGACATCGTGTTCATCCCCGCCTGTGCCCTTCACGGCGACAACGTCGTCGAGCGGTCGGCCAACATGGCCTGGTACCAGGGGACTCCGCTGTTGCACCACCTGGAAGAGGTGCACATCGCCTCTGACCGCAACCTTGTCGACGTGCGGTTCCCCGTCCAATACGTCATCCGGCCACACAACGACGCCCATCACGACTACCGCGGCTACGCGGGGCAGCTGGCCGCCGGTGTGCTGCGCGTTGGCGATGAGGTCGTGGTGCAGCCGTCGGGTCTCACCTCGAAGGTCGCGGCCATCGACACCTACGACGGGCCCGTCGACGAGGCGTTCCCACCCATGTCGGTCACGGTGCGGCTCGAGGATGACATCGACATCTCACGGGGCGACATGCTCTGCCGTCCCCACAACCAGCCCGTGGTCGGCCAGGACATCGAGGCGATGGTGTGCTGGTTGACCGATCGCCCGCTCCAGCCGAACGGGCGCTATGCGCTGAAGCACACGACGCGCTCGGTCCGGGCGGTGGTGAAAGAGCTCCGCTATCGGCTCGACATCAACACCCTGCATCGCGACGAGCAGTGCAGCGGGTTGGGGCTCAACGAGATGGGCCGGCTCCACCTGCGGGTCACGGCCCCGCTCATGTTCGACGACTATCGGCGCGACCGGGCGACCGGCAGCTTCATCCTGGTCGACGAGACGACCAACGCCACGGCCGGGGCGGGGATGATCCTCGGTCCCGCCTGA
- a CDS encoding MoxR family ATPase: MGPRFESVPAVREGLASVSYLADEGIAGVVYLADRLGKPVLIEGPAGVGKTELAKSVAAMTQSRLIRLQCYEGLDESKALYEWNYKKQLLRIQAQRVVESGDGATASSAPSGSWSDLEEDIFSEDFLLTRPLLEAIRATDPVVLLVDEVDRVEVETEALLLEVLSDYQVSIPELGTVAATQLPLVFLTSNNTRELSEALKRRCLYLHIDYPELEREKAIVMTRVPEISDHLADQIVRIVRSLRSLELKKHPSVSETLDWARTLVLLGAESIGAEQAQDTLHILLKYRTDIEKATKELSVAEGA, encoded by the coding sequence ATGGGGCCGCGCTTCGAGTCGGTGCCCGCTGTGCGCGAGGGCCTTGCGAGCGTCTCGTACCTCGCCGACGAGGGGATCGCCGGGGTCGTGTACCTCGCCGACCGGCTGGGCAAGCCCGTGCTCATCGAGGGCCCGGCCGGAGTGGGCAAGACCGAGCTGGCCAAGAGCGTCGCCGCGATGACGCAGAGCCGGCTCATCCGTCTGCAGTGCTACGAGGGTCTGGACGAGTCGAAGGCCCTCTACGAGTGGAACTACAAGAAGCAGCTCCTGCGCATCCAGGCCCAGCGGGTGGTCGAGTCCGGCGACGGCGCGACGGCCTCGAGCGCCCCGAGCGGATCGTGGAGTGACCTGGAGGAGGACATCTTCAGCGAGGACTTCCTCCTGACCAGGCCCCTCCTCGAGGCCATCCGGGCCACCGACCCGGTCGTGCTGCTGGTCGACGAGGTCGACCGGGTCGAGGTGGAGACCGAGGCCCTGCTGCTCGAGGTCCTGTCCGACTACCAGGTCTCCATTCCCGAGCTCGGCACGGTGGCCGCGACGCAGCTGCCACTGGTCTTCCTCACCTCGAACAACACACGCGAGCTCTCCGAGGCGCTCAAGCGGCGCTGCCTCTACCTTCACATCGACTACCCCGAGCTCGAGCGGGAGAAGGCGATCGTGATGACCCGGGTGCCGGAGATTTCCGATCACCTGGCCGACCAGATCGTGCGCATCGTGCGCTCGCTGCGCAGCCTCGAGCTCAAGAAGCACCCATCGGTGTCCGAGACGCTGGACTGGGCCAGGACGTTGGTGCTCCTCGGAGCCGAATCGATCGGCGCCGAGCAGGCCCAGGACACGCTGCACATCCTCCTCAAGTACCGCACCGACATCGAGAAGGCGACCAAGGAGCTCTCGGTCGCCGAGGGCGCCTGA
- a CDS encoding GerMN domain-containing protein, which translates to INRKDIPFDLLAPSTTIATPGAPGARVPINVYMVGITGLVPVSRGVRVPATLPEALSALLDGPTDTEVADGLRTAITVQTSVSAGPVGLGVGTVDLGGAFGQVGGEEQILAVAQLVFTATSVPGVTKVQFTLAGRPVEVPAGDGTLTQGPLGRSDFPSLGR; encoded by the coding sequence CCATCAACCGCAAGGACATTCCCTTCGACCTGTTGGCACCGTCCACGACGATCGCCACGCCGGGCGCGCCGGGCGCCCGCGTGCCGATCAACGTCTACATGGTGGGGATCACGGGGCTGGTGCCGGTGAGCAGAGGCGTGCGGGTCCCGGCCACCCTGCCCGAGGCGCTGAGCGCCCTCCTGGACGGGCCCACCGACACCGAGGTGGCCGACGGGCTGCGCACCGCCATCACCGTACAGACCTCGGTGTCGGCCGGCCCCGTGGGCCTCGGGGTGGGCACCGTGGACCTGGGCGGCGCGTTCGGACAGGTGGGGGGCGAGGAGCAGATCCTGGCCGTGGCCCAGCTTGTCTTCACCGCCACCTCAGTGCCCGGCGTCACCAAGGTGCAGTTCACCCTGGCCGGCCGGCCCGTCGAAGTGCCCGCCGGCGACGGCACTCTGACTCAGGGTCCGCTCGGGCGCTCCGACTTCCCGTCGCTGGGTCGCTGA
- a CDS encoding VWA domain-containing protein — MLDLLAGFISELRAAGLPVSLTENLDATEAVRHIPLEDREAFKYALGATLVKSNSHWKAFETVFEVYFSLRGPQWDIQAEDGDGNGDGRRVPGEDRSLARGGAMDAMSPEQLAELLYRALMDADDAVLSAVARQAVTRFSGMEPGRPVGGTYYLYRTLRKLDLDAVLARLMEGAQEASGGLTPLEQRLAKDEYESRIDRLRKEVEAEIRRRLVADRGAQAVAKTLRKPLPEDVDFMHASRDEMMALRRAIHPLTRKLAVRLARKRRHGRKGPLDFRNTMRHSLSYGGVPAEPKFRYPRPAKPEIFVIADISGSVAAFARFTLQLTHAISSQFSKVRSFVFIDGIDEVTRFFEGAEDITEAVHRVNTEADVVWVDGHSDYGHALETFWERWGREISPKTSVILLGDARNNYHASQSWVLKEVRRRARHVYWLDPEPRSYWDTGDSILSEYAAHCDGTFECRNLRQLEHFVEELD; from the coding sequence GTGCTCGATCTTCTCGCCGGGTTCATCTCCGAGCTCCGGGCAGCTGGCCTGCCCGTCTCGCTGACCGAGAACCTGGACGCTACCGAGGCGGTGCGCCACATCCCGCTGGAGGATCGCGAGGCCTTCAAGTACGCGCTGGGTGCGACTCTCGTGAAGAGCAACTCGCACTGGAAAGCGTTCGAGACCGTCTTCGAGGTGTACTTCTCGCTGCGAGGTCCCCAGTGGGACATCCAAGCCGAGGACGGCGACGGCAACGGGGACGGCCGTCGCGTCCCAGGAGAGGATCGATCGCTCGCACGCGGTGGGGCGATGGACGCCATGAGCCCCGAGCAGCTGGCCGAGCTGCTCTACCGGGCCCTCATGGACGCCGACGACGCGGTGCTGTCCGCGGTGGCCCGCCAGGCCGTCACGCGGTTCTCGGGCATGGAGCCGGGTCGACCCGTGGGCGGGACGTATTACCTCTACCGCACCCTGCGAAAGCTCGACCTCGATGCCGTCCTCGCCCGTTTGATGGAAGGGGCCCAGGAGGCGTCCGGGGGGCTGACGCCGCTGGAGCAGCGGCTCGCCAAGGACGAGTACGAGTCGCGTATCGACCGCCTCCGCAAGGAGGTGGAGGCCGAGATCCGCCGCAGGCTGGTTGCCGACCGTGGCGCCCAGGCGGTGGCGAAGACCCTCCGCAAGCCGCTGCCGGAGGACGTCGACTTCATGCACGCGTCGCGCGACGAGATGATGGCCCTTCGTCGCGCCATCCACCCGCTCACGAGAAAGCTGGCGGTGCGACTGGCCCGCAAACGGCGCCACGGGCGCAAGGGGCCGCTCGACTTCCGCAACACAATGCGTCACTCGCTGTCCTACGGCGGGGTGCCGGCGGAGCCCAAGTTCCGCTACCCGCGACCGGCGAAGCCCGAGATCTTCGTCATCGCAGACATCTCCGGGTCGGTCGCCGCCTTCGCCCGCTTCACGCTGCAGCTCACCCACGCCATCAGTTCCCAGTTCTCGAAGGTCCGTAGCTTCGTCTTCATCGACGGCATCGACGAGGTCACCCGCTTCTTCGAGGGAGCCGAGGACATCACCGAGGCGGTGCATCGGGTGAACACCGAGGCCGACGTGGTCTGGGTCGACGGCCACTCCGACTACGGGCACGCCCTCGAGACATTCTGGGAACGGTGGGGTCGGGAGATCTCCCCAAAGACCAGCGTGATCCTGCTGGGGGACGCCCGCAACAACTATCACGCCTCCCAGTCGTGGGTGCTGAAAGAGGTTCGTCGCCGGGCCCGGCACGTCTACTGGCTCGATCCCGAGCCCCGCTCCTACTGGGACACCGGTGACTCGATCCTCTCCGAGTACGCCGCCCACTGCGACGGCACGTTCGAGTGCCGCAACCTGCGCCAACTCGAGCACTTCGTCGAGGAGCTCGATTGA
- a CDS encoding TIGR03621 family F420-dependent LLM class oxidoreductase has protein sequence MHPFRFGVQASRAASGPAWRDLARRVEELGYSTLYVPDHLGDQWGPLVALTVAAEATERLRVGSLVFGNDYRHPLFLAKEMATLDLVSEGRTEFGIGAGWMRSDYDEAGLSYDRPGRRVDRLQEAVAIIKGVWSEGKVSVAGEHYQIADATGAPPPRSNPHPPIVIGGGSPRVLALAAREADIVGINPSLAAGYVGPEVAATATAAHYRQRVSWVREAAGKRFDELELQMLSFAVQVVPNGRELLESMAPAFGLSTEEILEVPIALVGTVDEICETIVRRREEYGFSYWVVHDGDIDAFAPVVARLAGT, from the coding sequence GTGCATCCCTTCCGCTTTGGAGTGCAGGCCAGCCGGGCGGCGAGCGGCCCGGCCTGGCGGGACCTGGCCCGTCGGGTGGAGGAGCTCGGGTACTCGACCCTGTACGTCCCCGACCACCTGGGTGACCAGTGGGGCCCCCTGGTCGCCCTGACCGTGGCCGCCGAGGCCACCGAGCGCCTCCGGGTGGGCTCGCTGGTGTTCGGCAACGACTACCGCCACCCGCTGTTTCTCGCCAAGGAGATGGCCACCCTCGACCTGGTGAGTGAGGGGCGCACCGAGTTCGGCATCGGGGCGGGCTGGATGCGCAGCGACTACGACGAGGCCGGCCTTTCGTACGACCGTCCGGGGCGGCGGGTGGACCGGCTGCAGGAGGCGGTCGCCATCATCAAGGGGGTCTGGTCCGAGGGCAAGGTCAGCGTGGCCGGCGAGCACTACCAGATCGCCGACGCCACGGGTGCGCCCCCGCCACGGTCCAACCCCCATCCGCCCATCGTCATCGGTGGGGGAAGCCCCCGGGTGCTCGCCCTGGCGGCCAGGGAGGCCGACATCGTGGGGATCAATCCGAGCCTGGCCGCCGGGTACGTCGGCCCCGAGGTGGCGGCCACGGCGACGGCCGCCCATTATCGCCAGCGGGTGTCGTGGGTCCGGGAGGCGGCCGGGAAGCGCTTCGACGAGCTCGAGCTGCAGATGCTGTCCTTCGCCGTCCAGGTGGTCCCGAACGGCCGGGAGCTGCTGGAGTCCATGGCCCCCGCGTTCGGCCTGAGCACCGAGGAGATCCTGGAGGTCCCGATCGCGCTGGTCGGCACCGTGGACGAGATCTGCGAGACGATCGTGCGCCGGCGCGAGGAGTACGGCTTCAGCTACTGGGTCGTCCACGATGGCGACATCGACGCCTTCGCTCCGGTCGTGGCCAGGTTGGCCGGCACCTAG
- a CDS encoding 3-deoxy-7-phosphoheptulonate synthase class II, protein MHWHPRSWRERPAAQQPPWPDETEADGVLKHLSTLPPLVFAGEARRLTQALAQAARGEAFVLQAGDCAESFADLNADSIRDKLKIILQMAVVLTYGSGVPVVKVGRMAGQFAKPRSLPTEDVDGVELPSFRGHIVNDEAPNPEARAADPGRMVAAYHQSATTLNLLRAFTKGGFADLSQVHTWNQQFVASSAQGRRYEAVAGEIDRALRFMRACGIDLEAEATLHQVEFWTCHEALLLGYEEALTREDSLTGDWYDCSAHMLWVGDRTRQPDGAHVEFLSGLHNPIGVKIGPSSTVGDVLDVCERLDPERQPGRLTLITRLGAANVERTLPPLLQAVAEAGHPVVWVCDPMHGNTFLSDGGRKTRRFDDVLAEIQGFFAAHRAQGTWPGGVHVELTGDDVTECLGGAEEVLEDHLDLRYTTTCDPRLNARQSLDLAYRVAELLRS, encoded by the coding sequence GTGCACTGGCACCCGCGGAGCTGGCGGGAGCGGCCCGCCGCCCAGCAGCCACCGTGGCCCGACGAGACCGAGGCGGACGGCGTCCTCAAGCACCTGTCCACGCTCCCGCCGCTGGTATTTGCGGGCGAGGCCCGGCGGCTCACCCAGGCCCTGGCCCAGGCGGCACGGGGCGAGGCCTTCGTGCTCCAGGCCGGCGACTGTGCCGAGTCGTTCGCCGACCTCAACGCCGACTCCATCCGCGACAAGCTCAAGATCATCCTCCAGATGGCGGTTGTCCTCACCTACGGCTCCGGTGTACCGGTGGTCAAGGTGGGCCGCATGGCCGGGCAGTTCGCCAAACCCCGCTCACTGCCGACCGAGGACGTGGACGGGGTGGAGCTCCCGTCCTTCCGGGGCCACATCGTGAACGACGAGGCGCCCAACCCCGAGGCGAGAGCAGCCGACCCCGGCCGCATGGTCGCCGCCTACCACCAGTCGGCGACCACGCTCAACCTCCTGCGGGCCTTCACCAAGGGCGGCTTCGCCGACCTCTCCCAGGTCCATACCTGGAACCAGCAGTTCGTGGCGTCCAGCGCCCAGGGCCGTCGCTACGAGGCCGTGGCCGGCGAGATCGACCGGGCCCTGCGGTTCATGCGGGCCTGCGGCATCGATCTCGAGGCGGAAGCCACCCTCCACCAGGTCGAGTTCTGGACCTGCCACGAGGCGCTGCTCCTCGGCTACGAAGAAGCCCTCACCCGGGAGGACTCGCTGACCGGGGACTGGTACGACTGCTCGGCCCACATGCTCTGGGTGGGCGACCGCACCCGGCAGCCCGACGGCGCTCACGTCGAGTTCTTGTCAGGGCTCCACAACCCGATCGGCGTCAAGATCGGCCCCAGCTCCACCGTTGGCGACGTCCTCGACGTGTGCGAGCGTCTCGACCCCGAGCGCCAGCCCGGCCGTCTCACCCTCATCACCCGCCTGGGTGCGGCCAACGTCGAGCGGACGCTGCCCCCGCTGCTGCAGGCGGTCGCCGAGGCTGGCCACCCCGTCGTGTGGGTCTGCGATCCCATGCACGGGAACACCTTCCTCAGCGACGGGGGCCGCAAGACCCGCCGCTTCGACGACGTTCTGGCCGAGATCCAGGGGTTCTTTGCCGCCCACCGGGCCCAGGGCACGTGGCCGGGCGGCGTCCATGTGGAGCTGACCGGCGACGACGTGACCGAATGCCTGGGCGGCGCCGAGGAGGTCCTGGAAGACCACCTCGACCTGCGCTACACAACCACTTGCGATCCCCGCCTGAACGCTCGCCAGTCCCTGGATCTCGCCTATCGGGTGGCCGAGCTGCTGCGGTCCTGA
- the nadD gene encoding nicotinate-nucleotide adenylyltransferase: MPATPPRERPRERLGVFGGTFDPVHVGHLVAAVNARHALDLDLVLLVVANQPWQKHARTVTPAPDRYAVVEAAVTSVDGIEASPLEVQRGGLSYTADTLDELAVRHPEAELFLVIGADVADDLDSWERMEAVRDRVTLVVVNRPGVRPTKPLTGWEMVSVEIPGIDISSTDLRARAVDGRPLDFLVPEPAVRLIRKRGLYAGGR; this comes from the coding sequence TTGCCGGCGACGCCGCCCAGAGAACGGCCCAGAGAACGGCTCGGCGTCTTCGGGGGGACGTTCGACCCCGTCCACGTCGGCCATCTCGTGGCTGCGGTCAACGCCCGTCATGCCCTCGACCTCGATCTGGTGCTCCTCGTTGTCGCCAACCAGCCCTGGCAGAAGCACGCCCGCACCGTGACGCCCGCCCCCGACCGCTATGCCGTGGTCGAGGCGGCGGTGACCAGCGTGGACGGGATCGAGGCGAGCCCCCTGGAGGTCCAGCGCGGTGGGCTCTCCTACACAGCTGACACGCTGGACGAGCTGGCCGTACGCCATCCCGAAGCCGAGCTGTTCCTCGTCATCGGGGCCGATGTGGCCGACGACCTGGACAGCTGGGAGCGGATGGAGGCTGTGCGCGACCGGGTGACGCTGGTCGTCGTCAACCGCCCCGGAGTCCGGCCGACCAAGCCGCTGACGGGATGGGAGATGGTCAGCGTGGAGATCCCGGGCATCGACATCTCCAGCACCGACCTGCGCGCCCGTGCCGTGGACGGCCGCCCGCTGGACTTTCTCGTACCGGAACCCGCGGTCCGCCTCATCCGCAAGCGCGGTCTGTACGCTGGCGGTAGGTGA